The Pyxidicoccus sp. MSG2 DNA segment CCTACAATTTCCGAGCACCTCACCACCGCTGGCTTCAAGGGCAGGTATTCAATCACCGGCGTCGGCTGGGGCGGACAGACACCCATGGCGTCCGTGGGTGTCCTCCGCTTCGACGGCCAGGGCAGGGTCTCCGGAAGGGAGATCATGAACGTGCCCGGCCCCGGCTTCGAGCGGAGGAGCCTCTCGAGCCTGTCATGGAACGGGGCCTACGAGGTTGACCCCGACGGCTCCGGATATGGCTCGACCGAGCTGGCGGCCAGCCTGCCGGACGGGTCCACGCGGAAGGTCCGCACGACCTTGCTGATCACCCGTGCGTCCATGATGGGCGGCGAGGTCATCGTGCAGGAGGCCTCCCTCATGCAGCACGATCCGGAGCCCGCCTCGGGAAGTCTGGTCATGTACTCCGTCTTCCGTCAGCCCGACGAGGGGAGCTTCTCACTGTCCAGCTTCCGCGGCATCTATGCCGGCCCCGGACTCGGGCGAGGCAACCAGCTCCCGGCGGCGGCCATCGGCATCGGTGCGGTGAACTTCAATGGCGCCGGACGCTTCACCGGCGTGGACGTCCAGAACCTGCCGGCGGACTCCTTCGCGCATCGGCGTATCGCGACCTTCGATACGCCGGAGGCCCACTACACCGTGGACGAGGACGGGCTTGGCATGATCCTCGCTCCGAATGGGCAGGCGCACCTGGTGGTCACCCGCTCCGAGCCGAACGACGGTGTCAGGCTTTGTCTGGAGTACTTCTTCGTCACCAACGAGCTGCATCCACTGACGGGGAATCTCGTCACGACCTTCGTCACCCGTCGGATGCGGTAGCCACGCTCCAGGAGGCAGTCACGATGTCAGGACCTGTATTTGATGTATCGATGTTTCAAGGCACCTTCGCCCTCCATGGCGCGGGCGTGGGCGGCCGGGCTCCGCTCGCCGCGATTGGCACGCTGACCCTCGACGAGCGCGGGGGCTTCAATGGCCACATGCTCCGGAGCGTGCCCGGTGAGCCGCTGCGGACGCAGACGCTCGAGGGCGTCTGTCTCATGGAGCCGCGAGGCAGCGGCACCGTGCTCGCGGTGGGGGGCTCCGAGTCCGAGCTGGTCATCGCTTCCTCCCGCGTGGGACGGATGGGTGGTGCCTGGGGCGTCGACGAGCTCGCACTCGTCTTCCGGCTGCCGGATCCGGTGAGTGGGGGGCTCCTCACCGCACGCGCGACGCGGCTTCCGGACGAGGGGAGGTTCAATCAAGCCAGCCTTCGCGGAACCTATGTGGGCGCCGGGAGCGGGCGTGGCGGCGGGCTTCCATCCGCTGGGCTCGGCATCTTGAGCTACGACGGAGCGGGCCGCTTCTCCGAGTCCAACGTCGCGAACGTGGCACTCGGCGCACTCCAGGAGAGGACCTTCGTGAGCGGCTCGGACGCGGGGGCCTATGCCGTCGAGGCGGATGGCACGGGCACCGTCGCTGGTGGTGGGGTGCTCTTCGTCATCACGAGGGCCGAGGTGCTCGACGGCGTCAGACGCGCCCTGGAGTACGCCTTCATCGCCCCGGGTCAGGCACAGGCGTCCAGCGCCTGGGCCACGGGGCTCACCGTACGTCGTTCGGACTGACCGCCGCGACGCGCAAATCCCAGAAAGGAAGTGAGAGGAAAGCCATGTCCACGATTCGTATTCGACCGACCCTTGATGTCGCCCGCGAGGGCAATGACCCTTCATACTTCCAGGCGCGGGCGCCAGAGGACCAGCTCCGGGCTGAGCCCTCGCGTCGGACGCCGGTGCGCTTCACCAGTGAGGGGCTCACCCTCGCCGGGCACCTCTACCGCCCACCCGACGTCACGCCTGACACGATCACCCCTGGCATCGTGATGGCCGGCCCGCTCTCCAGTGTGAAGGAGCAGACCGTGCCCCACTACGCCGAGCGCCTGGCCGAGGCTGGCTATACGGTGCTCACCTTCGATCCGCGTACCTTCGGCGAGAGCGAGGGGATGCCCCGGTGGCATCAGGATCCCAACATGATCATCCAGGACATCACCAACGCGGTGACCTGGATGCGCACGAGGGGGGATGTCAATTCCGAGAAGATTGGGCTCCTGGGTGTCTGCATGGGCGGCGGGTACGCCGTCTCGGCGGCGGCACGGGACAAACGCGTGAAGGCGGTCGCCAGCGTCGGCGGAGGATACGACGTGGGGGGGAGCTTCCAGCGCTTCATGGGGGTCGAGGGCTTCGCGGCCTACTGCCGCCGGGTCAATGCGCTGGTCGAGAAGCAGACGCTCACGGGCGAGGTGCAATACATCCCCACGATTGCCCACGGCCTGTCCGCCGAGGTGCCTGTCGCGATGATGCCGGGTGACGAGGCGTACAGCTATTACGACCGGACGGCCAGGGATGATGCGCCGACCTGGTCCTCTCAGGTCACGGCGGCGAGCCTCGAGCTTCTCTTCGCCTACAACGCCGTCGTGCACGCGCCGCTGGTGGCGCCGACGCCGATGCTCATCGTGCATGGCACGAAGGACCTCACGCTTCCGCCTGAGCTCGCCAGGGCGACCTACGACGCGGCGATCGGTCCGAAGGAGCTCGTGTGGATCGAGACGCACAACCACGTCGAGCTGTACGACCAGAGGCCGTATGTGAGCGAGGTGTGCGGGCATCTCGTCCGCTGGCTCGGGACGCAGCTCTGAGCGTCCAGGTCGTGGAGTTGCCCCGCGAAAACAGGGCAACTTCACTTCCTGCCCGCCTGGCGCCCCTGGAACCGCCACGAGGTGCGTCCCTCCTTCGCCGACATGCTCGCCACCCTCGAGCTCAGGGGAACAAGGTCTTCAGCATGGCCATGATTGTCTGGGGTTCCAGCGCGTCGTCCGAGCTCGCGGCCGTCGTGTGCTGCTCCAGTCGCTTCAGCACCACGGCGAGCGTCTCGAGCGAAGAGGTCAGGGTGTCGATGCCGCTGTAGAAGCTGACGAACAGCAGCCGGTAGGCGATGTCCTTGGGATCCAGGCCCACCATCAGGCCCCAGTAGAAGTGGAGCGCGAGGTACATCCGTCGGTTTCCCATCCGGGCCGCCAGCAGGGCGATGACGATCTGCTCGCGATCCCGGGCGAAGTCCTGGGGTTCGTAGAACTCGGTCAGCATCTCCTGGAGCAGGTCGGTGGATTTTTCATACATGCCCGTGATGGTGTCGATGGAGGTGTTCGCCACCTGGTGCGGCGTCTGGCTGTAGGCGCGGCGGAGCCGCTCGAGCGCACCCGGGGTGAGCAGCGAGGTGACGTCCTTGAGCGGCGGGGGAAGCGGCGGCACGGGGATATAGCTGGGGCTGTCGCTCTGTTGCATGGTGGGTCCTGGTTCCATGTTGGCTCCTTGGGTTCACTGCGTCTGTCGGTATTCGTAGGCGGTGCCGGGCGGGCACTTCCACCGCTGGTCCTGGCACTGCAGGTAGTGGGTGCGCTCGTGCTCGGCGAACTCGTTGCGACTCGGCATGGCGGCCACCCGGTCCACCAGCGTCTCGAAGGTGGCGGGGTGGAGGCGGAGGCTCGAGCCGTCCGCCGCCATCGTCACCAACCACCGGCCATCGGGCGTGAAGGCGGCCCAGCGGAGAGGCGCGGGCTCCGACTCCAGCGCCGCGGCGATCATCCAGCGCCCGTCACTGCCCTGCCGCCAGAGCAGCCCGCGGCCGTCCCTGCTCGCGCTGAACAGGCACGAGCCGCTCGCGTTCCAGGCCAGGTGCTCGATTCCCCCCCACCGCGTCTGGGGGCTCGCCACCAGGTCGTAGCCGCGCGAATCCCAGATACCCACCAGTCCTCCGGCGTCACCCGTGGCGAGGAACTGTCCATCCGGGCTCCAGGAGACCCGGCAGGCCGCGAACATCAGTCGCAGACTCCACAGCGGCTTTCCGAGCGCGCAGACGCTCGGGCAATCGTAGATGCGAGCCCAGCCGTCATTGCAGGCGATGGCGAGCTGCTTGCCCGACGGGCTCCAGGCCAGGTCCCACAGCCTGTCCTGCTCCGCTCCCGAGGGGTGCATCAGCTCCGCTCTCGTGACGTCCCAGAATCTGGGCTCCTTGTCCTTCTTCAGCGCGAGTCCCAGGGCGTGGCCGGAGGGGTGCCACACCAGCCTCGTGAGGTCGTGTGGCAGCTTATTCACGGACGCTTCGCGTTCGCCGGAGTCGGTCCATAGGGAGAAGGACCGCGCCCCGTCCTGGACCGCGACATGCTTTCCATCGGGGCTCCAGCAGGCCGCGAAACCGCGCCCCTTCACGCCGGGGGCGGTGCTGAAGTCGTGGCCCTCCCAGAGCGGCAGGGACTTGTGCGCCGCGGCCGGCAGGGCGGCCTGGTGCGGCCTGCGCGGACTGTAGCGGGCCCAGGCGGTACCAGGAGTCCCCGGCTTCAGCGGGAGCTCCGGCGGGTGGAGGAGGGTGCCGTCCTTCTTCAAGCGCCGCTCCACTTCGTCCCAGGTGTCGTGGCGCTCGGGGCCGCCGAGCGTGTCGTCCCAGATGCGCGCCGTGGCATCCGCGCTCACGGTGACCAGGCGCCTGCCATCGGGGCTCCACGCCACCTGATGGATGCGTCCGGAGTGGCCGGTGAGCGTCGCCACCGTCTGGCCGCTCTCCGCGTGCCAGACCCGGGCCTGGTTGCCGCTCCAGGTCGCGAGGACTCCGGGCCGCCTGGGATTCCACGTGACTCCCTCCAGCGGATCTCCTTCCACCGGGAGGACATTCAGGAGGTGGCCCGAGTCCGTGTGCCAGATGCGCAGCGCCCTGGCACTGGCCCCTGCCAGCCACCTGCCGTCCGAGCTCCAGGCCACGTGCTCCACCGGGCCGGGCGTCTCCAGTTGCTCCACCTTCTTCCCGGAGCCGGAGCCGCGGAGCAGGGCGGCTCCCTTCGCGCCCCCGGCGGCGAGCACCGGCTTCCACGGGTGCCAGGCCACCGTGCGCACCCCCTTCACGGGGAAGGCCTCCTGCTTGGAGACCGTGTGCTGGCTGTCGCGCCGCTCCACGCGCCAGATTCCCACCTCGTTGCGCCCGGCCGTGGCGAAGCGCTTCCCATCGGGTGCCCAGACCGCGTCGCGAACTTCGGCAAGCCCGGGCGTCACCCGCTCGGAGTCACTCACCGGGAGCAGCTTCTTCCTCGCCACGCTGAGCAGGCCCGCGTGCCACGAGGTGTCGCTCCTGCTGGAGCCGCCCTCGCTGAAGGGCCCGAGCAGCAGCCCCTGCCTGGGTGAGAACCGGAGCCCCCAGGGGCTCTGGGTTCCCCCCTCATGGGAGTGCACCACCCTGGCTCCAGGTTCGCCCACCCTCATCACCCGGACCTGGCAGTCATTGCCAACGCTGGCCAGCAGGTTGTCCCGTCCGGCCCAGGCAAGCGCGTTCACGCCGGGGTTGTTGGCGCTCTCGTCCACCGTGAGGGATTCGGGCTCCTTCCATGGTGAATGGAGGTCCCAGATGCGCACCGTGCCCGTCCTGTCTCCGGTGGCCAGGTATCTGCCATCCGGACTCCAGGCGGCGCAGAGGGTCGCCGAGCCATTCGAGAGGACGCGCAGGCAGAGCCCACGGTGCTCGAGCACCGCACGCAGCACCTCGTCGAGCAGCGTCTGGGACTCCAGCGGGAGAGGGAGGCGTCGTGGGCCGGGGCGGGCGCCGTTCGAGGCCTCGTGGACGTACTCCGTGGCCTCGAGCGCGAGCAGCCGCGCCAGCTCGGGGGCGCCCTCCCGGACCTGCTGGTCCGCCTCGGAGAGGAGGGTCCGCATCCGGACGTTCGCCTGCGCCTGCCGCAGCTCCGTCAGGTAGCCGCGGTAGGTCTCCAGCATCCCCGCGGCTTCCAGCATCACGTCGCCGGTCATCGTGCGCGTCTTCAAGACGGTGAGCTCCACCCGGGAGGACTGTCCTTCCGCGCGCTCCAGCAGCGCGGGCTCCCCCACCTTCACCTCCTTCTGGAAGATGCGGAGCTTCAGGTAGTCCGCGAGGGCCCGCGCCCGGCGCCGGGCGGTGGCCTCGTCCGGCGCGGTGAGCTGGATCTGGAAGGACTCGATGGCCTTCTGGGTGTGGAGGTATTCCGCCAGCTCGGAGAGGACCGTGTCGCTCGTGGACCTCAGCTCGGAGCGGCTCTGGAGGTCCCGGAAGACCAGCGGGAGCGCCAGCTCTATCTGCTCCGGCGTCGTGTCATTGGCGGAGCGCGGCCTGCTCCGGAGCCACCACGAGTTGTTCAGCCGCCTTCTCCAGGCGGTCCGGGCCCGGAGGGCCGCCGAGGACACCTCCAGGCTGCAGTGGGCCCTCTCGACGATGCGCCGGCCGGACTTGAAGTCCAGCAGCTGGATGCTGGAGCGCTCCGGCTGGTACATCACGGCCCCGCCGTCGCGGTCCTGGAGGCCTCCTGACAGCCGTCCCATGATTTGCAGCATCCGGAAGCTGTCCTTGATGCGCAGGCACGGATTGAGCTGGCGCCACAGGTCCCCCGTCCAGGGGCGCGGGAAGCTGCGCTTGCGTGGCGAGACCCGGGAGATGGGGTTCGCGGCGATGAGGATGTCCGCCCCTTCCGTCCGGAGGACATCCGTCGGCACGTTGGCCACCAGTCCTCCGTCCAGCAGGCGGCGGTTCCCGATGAGGGTGGGGCCGAAGAGGGGAGGCAGCGAGCTGCTGGCCCGGATGCCGCGCCCGACGGACCCGGTGCGCAAATCCCACTCCACCCCCACGTCCGCGTCGGTCACCACCGGGAAGAACGGCACCTCCAGCTCATCGAGCAGGCACCCACCGAGCTGGAGGTCGGTCCACCATTCCAGAATCGCACTCGACAGGGCGCTGAGGCCGATGATGGGCAGCATGAGGGAGGACTGCTGCTCGAGCAGCGCGAGCGCCTTGCGACCGCCGACGCAATAGAACGCCCCGACCACGGCGCCGAAGCTGGAGCCGGAG contains these protein-coding regions:
- a CDS encoding alpha/beta hydrolase yields the protein MSTIRIRPTLDVAREGNDPSYFQARAPEDQLRAEPSRRTPVRFTSEGLTLAGHLYRPPDVTPDTITPGIVMAGPLSSVKEQTVPHYAERLAEAGYTVLTFDPRTFGESEGMPRWHQDPNMIIQDITNAVTWMRTRGDVNSEKIGLLGVCMGGGYAVSAAARDKRVKAVASVGGGYDVGGSFQRFMGVEGFAAYCRRVNALVEKQTLTGEVQYIPTIAHGLSAEVPVAMMPGDEAYSYYDRTARDDAPTWSSQVTAASLELLFAYNAVVHAPLVAPTPMLIVHGTKDLTLPPELARATYDAAIGPKELVWIETHNHVELYDQRPYVSEVCGHLVRWLGTQL
- a CDS encoding patatin-like phospholipase family protein; the protein is MLAPLLKHITLEPDEDLARRPPALRFIVSGAVEVNRNCRALPHGRQVRGPGSLLGLRTLAEWSKDQEVRPGEEARARVRTQLLELQCTQFKQAFQYNDTLLARLLAAHEADARAVDLVRVLSESPRLANAQDADLFRLAEGAAPVELNGGPEGTPLFSDPVVPEGFYVVLRGHGEVVSASGPVTELEAPTCVGLENFLAHKPLAGPVMLKDAGQGALAFHIRGEWFNHVRATEPDFDRAVTRGSPELLDAPPPPAAHQVIVWGESEKDMPPWSALGRLLAERMAVHLQEHVLVVRLVEGASPQGHFTPQRPARAMNGWVADCERPPTRTDGEPLLPPSTMTTWWSLENGGFAGRINVTLVDTSALTAEARQEVLQQLARETPAEVPIKYLHLSRSRQPPTLELPDRVKRINTGVLSDDETGPGPGLSLASLMNGKAPLTKRDKAARAAALVTGAARRKLRQLRTASRSDEPPEWPMGTVRVRFPASWRDGAPLPTSLEGRGQEVLRERFERWARAATGRRVGLALGGGGSFGFVSIALLRRLDLEAAEDDAEESSRLRVPIDMVSGSSFGAVVGAFYCVGGRKALALLEQQSSLMLPIIGLSALSSAILEWWTDLQLGGCLLDELEVPFFPVVTDADVGVEWDLRTGSVGRGIRASSSLPPLFGPTLIGNRRLLDGGLVANVPTDVLRTEGADILIAANPISRVSPRKRSFPRPWTGDLWRQLNPCLRIKDSFRMLQIMGRLSGGLQDRDGGAVMYQPERSSIQLLDFKSGRRIVERAHCSLEVSSAALRARTAWRRRLNNSWWLRSRPRSANDTTPEQIELALPLVFRDLQSRSELRSTSDTVLSELAEYLHTQKAIESFQIQLTAPDEATARRRARALADYLKLRIFQKEVKVGEPALLERAEGQSSRVELTVLKTRTMTGDVMLEAAGMLETYRGYLTELRQAQANVRMRTLLSEADQQVREGAPELARLLALEATEYVHEASNGARPGPRRLPLPLESQTLLDEVLRAVLEHRGLCLRVLSNGSATLCAAWSPDGRYLATGDRTGTVRIWDLHSPWKEPESLTVDESANNPGVNALAWAGRDNLLASVGNDCQVRVMRVGEPGARVVHSHEGGTQSPWGLRFSPRQGLLLGPFSEGGSSRSDTSWHAGLLSVARKKLLPVSDSERVTPGLAEVRDAVWAPDGKRFATAGRNEVGIWRVERRDSQHTVSKQEAFPVKGVRTVAWHPWKPVLAAGGAKGAALLRGSGSGKKVEQLETPGPVEHVAWSSDGRWLAGASARALRIWHTDSGHLLNVLPVEGDPLEGVTWNPRRPGVLATWSGNQARVWHAESGQTVATLTGHSGRIHQVAWSPDGRRLVTVSADATARIWDDTLGGPERHDTWDEVERRLKKDGTLLHPPELPLKPGTPGTAWARYSPRRPHQAALPAAAHKSLPLWEGHDFSTAPGVKGRGFAACWSPDGKHVAVQDGARSFSLWTDSGEREASVNKLPHDLTRLVWHPSGHALGLALKKDKEPRFWDVTRAELMHPSGAEQDRLWDLAWSPSGKQLAIACNDGWARIYDCPSVCALGKPLWSLRLMFAACRVSWSPDGQFLATGDAGGLVGIWDSRGYDLVASPQTRWGGIEHLAWNASGSCLFSASRDGRGLLWRQGSDGRWMIAAALESEPAPLRWAAFTPDGRWLVTMAADGSSLRLHPATFETLVDRVAAMPSRNEFAEHERTHYLQCQDQRWKCPPGTAYEYRQTQ